Proteins from a single region of Undibacterium sp. KW1:
- a CDS encoding sigma 54-interacting transcriptional regulator, producing the protein MVVEVNGVEINAAVALSREQVERGVILCLGRAIIICLHWMRCLPKHNPALGFIGVGSAAIVARDQIRQVAGTELPVLLLGETGTGKEIAARAIHAYSKRANAELVSVNMAALNEALAAADLFGAVKGAYTGAQNARKGLFAEAEGATLFLDEIGNTPASIQPMLLRVLESGDYRPLGAQQDQKSSARLIAATDQDLYSEGFNQALLRRLESFIIHLPPLRTRREDIGVLLLHLLSNSKLPNEIGTSLPVALVSEFANYDWPGNIRQLSHVLRRTLLALQLGEVPQLASLVKTTHHAPSSVTQASISTDSKFPQPASPRKKLAELSDEDVLRAMENNDWYIQGAAQELGVSRPSMYKLLDNHSQIRRAEQIPTEEIRQSLETSAGDVEACAALLKTPSEALRRYLRITILN; encoded by the coding sequence ATGGTGGTAGAAGTGAATGGAGTAGAGATCAACGCAGCCGTGGCGCTCAGCCGTGAACAGGTAGAAAGAGGCGTCATTCTTTGCCTGGGCCGCGCCATCATCATCTGCCTGCACTGGATGCGCTGCCTGCCCAAGCACAATCCCGCGCTGGGTTTCATCGGTGTAGGCAGCGCCGCCATCGTCGCCCGCGACCAGATACGCCAGGTCGCCGGCACCGAGCTGCCCGTCCTGCTATTGGGTGAAACCGGCACAGGCAAAGAAATCGCCGCCCGCGCTATCCACGCTTACAGCAAGCGTGCCAATGCAGAACTGGTCAGTGTCAACATGGCAGCCCTGAATGAAGCCCTGGCCGCAGCTGACTTGTTCGGTGCCGTCAAAGGCGCCTACACAGGTGCACAAAACGCCCGCAAAGGTCTGTTTGCCGAGGCAGAAGGTGCAACACTCTTCCTCGATGAGATAGGCAATACCCCAGCCAGCATACAACCCATGCTCTTGCGCGTACTGGAGAGCGGCGATTACCGCCCGCTGGGTGCCCAGCAAGACCAAAAGTCCAGCGCCCGCCTGATCGCCGCGACCGACCAGGATTTATATAGCGAAGGCTTCAACCAGGCCCTGCTGCGCCGCCTCGAGAGCTTCATCATCCATCTGCCACCCCTGCGCACCCGCCGTGAAGATATAGGCGTATTGTTGCTGCACCTGCTCAGCAATAGCAAACTGCCAAATGAAATAGGCACCAGCCTGCCGGTGGCACTGGTCAGCGAATTTGCCAATTACGACTGGCCCGGCAATATCCGCCAGTTGTCCCACGTACTGCGCCGCACCCTGCTAGCCCTGCAACTCGGCGAAGTGCCGCAACTCGCCAGCCTGGTCAAAACCACCCACCATGCCCCATCCAGCGTGACACAGGCCAGCATCAGCACAGACAGTAAATTCCCTCAGCCAGCCAGCCCTCGCAAGAAATTGGCCGAACTCAGTGACGAAGATGTTTTGCGCGCGATGGAAAACAACGACTGGTATATACAGGGAGCCGCGCAAGAGCTGGGTGTCTCACGGCCATCGATGTACAAGCTGCTCGACAACCACAGCCAGATACGCCGCGCTGAACAGATACCCACAGAAGAAATTCGCCAGTCACTGGAAACCAGTGCTGGCGATGTAGAAGCCTGCGCCGCCTTATTGAAAACGCCTAGTGAGGCTTTGAGGCGGTATTTGAGGATAACAATACTTAACTGA
- a CDS encoding serine/threonine-protein kinase, whose translation MQNTNLASNDNTGVEEVSVSLRHYEFKKRLGEGGFGQVHEAWDSKLCRPVAIKQLKATEGAGSAIQTSSLLKEARLAASLKHPAFVKIFAIEDEDNSHSIVMELVPGLTLKQLLQQNSQQAQQPLPEQQAINIISQVAEAMQEAHASGLIHGDLKPSNLMVEPDGKVRILDFGLASKTDAQATTSMSQLDPQGTIAYMAPERMMGSPASAQSDIYALGVILYETLTGQRPFANASGLALAAALMQSNSDTWEFPTGCKPELIKLVLVMTARQTEKRLSSMQQVHEQLRGLISVPVLVAASDADKISSVSGKGGKSLSKPKRFAIAGAFLIALGYGAWQAVPYLEMDKMSLKPFSESLAMKQGVEALKQFDRPGSLDVAEANFEAILKRNPQHAGAVAGLSIIYTSRYDSDKQDEVILQKADASAQQALKLNDKLAISHIAVARVNSQMGKNDKALEEYEKALKLDPDNIFASFGRIIALRKMKQYEDAIRYAKSGLERFPQERMFAEELGIIYFEKSNYSLAENFFRLSIKIQPDTVFAYANLNNTLVKQNRDDEGMQVLQQGLLIRPSALLYSSLGVALFKKRDYLGASEAFELAVTPNKGNPAKYLGWANLGDSLLWIPGRANEAKKAYGKAIELLLPRLQISPNDVVLVSRFGLYSARVGDKEKANEYMQRALKLGPKDANVHFRVGLAYELLGQRDEALAAISKAIEFGYSIKSLESEPDLLNLRRDARYVKITVNQSK comes from the coding sequence ATGCAAAATACCAATCTGGCTAGCAACGACAATACTGGAGTAGAGGAAGTAAGCGTCAGCCTCAGACATTACGAATTCAAAAAACGTCTTGGTGAGGGCGGCTTTGGGCAAGTCCATGAAGCCTGGGACAGCAAACTCTGCCGCCCTGTCGCCATCAAACAACTCAAAGCCACAGAAGGTGCAGGAAGCGCAATCCAGACCAGTAGCCTGCTCAAGGAAGCCCGCCTGGCCGCGTCGCTCAAGCACCCCGCCTTCGTCAAAATCTTTGCCATTGAAGATGAAGACAATAGCCACTCCATCGTCATGGAACTCGTACCCGGCCTGACCCTCAAGCAATTGCTGCAGCAAAACTCACAACAAGCACAGCAGCCGCTGCCAGAACAGCAAGCCATCAACATCATCAGCCAGGTCGCTGAAGCCATGCAAGAGGCCCACGCCAGCGGCCTTATCCATGGCGACCTGAAACCATCGAACCTCATGGTCGAACCCGACGGCAAAGTCCGCATACTCGACTTTGGCCTCGCATCAAAAACCGATGCACAAGCCACCACGTCCATGAGCCAGCTCGACCCGCAAGGCACGATAGCCTACATGGCACCAGAACGCATGATGGGCAGCCCGGCCAGCGCCCAAAGCGACATCTATGCCCTCGGCGTCATCCTCTACGAAACCCTGACCGGCCAACGCCCCTTCGCCAACGCCAGCGGCCTGGCCCTGGCCGCCGCCCTCATGCAATCGAACTCAGACACCTGGGAATTCCCAACCGGATGCAAACCAGAACTGATCAAGCTGGTGCTGGTGATGACGGCCAGACAGACTGAGAAACGCCTGAGCAGTATGCAGCAGGTGCATGAGCAATTACGTGGGTTGATTAGTGTGCCGGTGCTTGTAGCAGCAAGCGATGCGGACAAGATCAGCAGTGTCTCTGGTAAAGGCGGGAAGTCGCTGAGCAAGCCAAAGCGCTTTGCTATTGCAGGGGCTTTCCTCATCGCGCTGGGATATGGGGCCTGGCAGGCTGTGCCTTATCTTGAGATGGACAAGATGTCGTTGAAGCCGTTTTCAGAGTCGTTGGCTATGAAACAAGGGGTGGAGGCGTTGAAACAATTTGATAGACCAGGCAGTCTTGATGTTGCAGAAGCAAATTTTGAAGCAATATTAAAGCGCAATCCTCAACATGCTGGCGCTGTTGCTGGATTATCTATCATCTACACTTCTCGCTATGATAGTGACAAACAAGATGAGGTGATACTTCAAAAAGCCGATGCTAGCGCACAGCAGGCCTTAAAATTAAACGACAAACTTGCAATCAGTCATATTGCTGTTGCGAGAGTTAATTCTCAAATGGGAAAGAATGATAAAGCCCTGGAAGAGTATGAAAAAGCACTGAAGCTTGATCCTGACAATATCTTTGCCTCTTTTGGACGCATCATAGCATTGAGGAAAATGAAGCAGTATGAGGATGCCATTCGATATGCAAAGAGTGGGTTGGAGAGATTCCCCCAAGAGCGAATGTTTGCGGAAGAACTTGGCATCATTTACTTTGAGAAGAGCAATTATTCACTTGCTGAAAATTTTTTCAGGCTAAGTATTAAAATTCAGCCTGACACTGTTTTCGCCTATGCAAACTTGAATAACACGTTAGTAAAGCAAAATAGAGATGATGAAGGAATGCAAGTCTTACAACAAGGACTTTTGATCAGGCCAAGTGCTCTCTTGTATTCAAGTTTAGGAGTTGCACTATTCAAAAAAAGAGACTATCTAGGTGCTTCTGAAGCTTTTGAACTAGCCGTTACACCGAATAAAGGCAATCCAGCAAAATACCTAGGATGGGCAAATCTTGGGGATAGCCTACTTTGGATACCTGGTCGTGCCAACGAAGCGAAGAAAGCATATGGTAAAGCTATTGAACTGCTATTACCAAGATTACAAATATCTCCAAATGATGTGGTACTTGTTTCGCGCTTTGGCTTGTATTCTGCTCGAGTTGGTGACAAAGAAAAAGCAAACGAATACATGCAACGCGCTCTAAAGTTAGGTCCCAAAGATGCCAATGTTCATTTTCGAGTTGGCCTCGCTTATGAACTTTTAGGTCAAAGAGATGAAGCACTCGCAGCAATTAGTAAAGCAATCGAATTTGGTTACTCAATTAAATCTCTGGAGTCCGAACCCGACTTACTCAATTTAAGACGTGACGCACGATACGTAAAAATAACTGTAAATCAATCAAAATAA
- a CDS encoding YigZ family protein — protein MAQIRAQHPDAVHVCWALICSGDSGLDDDGEPSGTAAKPMYNVLVHKDVTNVLAVVVRYWGGIKLGAGGLTRAYGQAISDAFKLAELTEVEYMLEWDIVCAYADESHVRRLCDKFTASVTGLAYTESATISISLKQKLAASFEAELIEMLKGQVSIIKPEPTI, from the coding sequence CTGGCACAGATACGGGCGCAACACCCGGATGCCGTCCATGTCTGCTGGGCGCTGATCTGCAGCGGCGACTCTGGCCTGGATGACGATGGCGAACCATCAGGCACCGCCGCCAAGCCCATGTACAACGTGTTGGTACACAAGGACGTGACTAATGTGCTGGCCGTGGTCGTGCGCTACTGGGGCGGCATCAAGCTCGGCGCAGGCGGCCTGACCCGCGCTTATGGCCAGGCCATCTCTGACGCCTTCAAGCTCGCAGAACTGACAGAAGTTGAATACATGCTTGAATGGGACATCGTCTGCGCCTATGCAGATGAATCCCACGTACGCCGCCTGTGCGACAAATTCACCGCCAGCGTCACCGGGCTGGCCTATACCGAATCAGCCACCATCAGCATCAGCCTTAAACAAAAACTCGCTGCCAGCTTTGAAGCTGAATTGATAGAAATGCTCAAAGGGCAAGTCAGCATCATCAAGCCAGAACCAACTATTTAG
- the deoC gene encoding deoxyribose-phosphate aldolase, protein MSSTPDTALKQAASRALRLMDLTSLNEDDTREKITALCNAASSEQGQVAALCIYPRFIPHAKKMLREFGTPAIKLATVVNFPHGEADVDVAVAETRAAIAYGADEVDLVFPYAALMAGDTSTGAEMVRACKAACGDKVLKVIIESGELKTDTFIRAASLIAITAGADFIKTSTGKVAVNATLAAAEAMLTVIKETGGLCGFKAAGGVRTVEEAAAYLALADELMGKDWVSPAHFRFGASSLLGNLQAYLRDVPPQIKSGY, encoded by the coding sequence ATGTCTTCCACCCCAGATACGGCTTTGAAGCAGGCAGCCAGCCGCGCTCTGCGCCTGATGGATCTGACCAGCCTGAATGAGGACGACACCAGGGAAAAGATCACCGCCTTGTGCAATGCTGCCAGCAGTGAGCAGGGGCAGGTCGCGGCGCTATGTATTTACCCGCGCTTTATCCCGCATGCAAAAAAAATGCTGCGTGAATTTGGCACGCCAGCGATCAAACTGGCGACGGTGGTTAATTTTCCGCATGGTGAGGCCGACGTGGATGTTGCCGTGGCCGAGACCAGGGCGGCCATTGCCTATGGTGCAGACGAGGTCGATCTGGTTTTCCCTTATGCCGCGCTGATGGCGGGCGACACCAGCACCGGGGCAGAGATGGTCAGGGCTTGCAAGGCAGCTTGCGGCGACAAGGTCTTGAAGGTCATCATAGAAAGTGGCGAGCTAAAGACGGATACCTTTATCCGCGCCGCCAGCCTGATAGCCATCACGGCAGGAGCAGACTTTATCAAGACTTCTACCGGCAAGGTGGCAGTGAATGCCACGCTGGCAGCGGCAGAAGCCATGCTGACCGTGATCAAGGAAACCGGTGGACTTTGTGGCTTCAAGGCCGCAGGCGGGGTACGGACGGTGGAGGAGGCCGCTGCCTACCTGGCATTGGCAGATGAGCTCATGGGCAAGGACTGGGTGAGCCCCGCTCATTTTCGCTTTGGTGCTTCCAGCCTCTTGGGCAATTTGCAGGCTTACCTGCGCGATGTACCGCCCCAAATCAAGTCAGGATACTGA
- the deoA gene encoding thymidine phosphorylase translates to MLLAQELIRKKRAGLALDQAEIQALVTGMVDGSITDAQLGAFCMATCFQGMTAAEGAALTLAMRDSGNVLRWDEMDLPGPVVDKHSTGGVGDLVSLVLAPMVVACGGIVPMISGRGLAHTGGTQDKLEAIPGYCTTPDLARFRRVVRDCGMAIIGQTADLAPADKRLYAIRDVTATVDSLPLITASILSKKFAAGLDALVMDIKCGNGAQTPELAQAQALAKNIIDTANAAGMACSALITDMSQPLAPSIGNALEVTAALSYLRTDTCPQRLHQTVLALGTEMLVVAGLAENALEAQVRLLDALHSGKAAQVFEKSCAALGAPPDLLANHARYLPQAKLRQPVFAPAGMYLNSMDTRAIGMLALQLSTTAHGKQDASTGLSQLAELGQRMEADTPLAMIHAVDEDSLSMASKRLLAACTFGETAAPRPQQIRQSMRGGLRLPAYALTTEAI, encoded by the coding sequence ATGTTGCTGGCGCAAGAGCTGATACGCAAGAAGCGCGCAGGCCTGGCCCTGGATCAGGCAGAGATACAGGCGCTGGTAACCGGCATGGTTGATGGCAGCATAACAGACGCGCAGCTCGGGGCATTTTGCATGGCGACCTGTTTCCAGGGCATGACAGCGGCAGAGGGTGCTGCGCTGACGCTGGCCATGCGTGATTCTGGCAATGTCTTGCGCTGGGATGAGATGGATTTGCCCGGCCCGGTCGTGGACAAGCATTCCACAGGTGGCGTGGGAGACCTGGTGTCGCTGGTGCTGGCCCCGATGGTGGTGGCTTGCGGCGGCATCGTCCCCATGATCAGCGGGCGTGGGCTGGCTCATACTGGTGGTACGCAAGACAAGCTCGAAGCCATACCCGGTTATTGCACGACGCCTGATCTGGCGCGCTTCCGTCGTGTGGTCAGGGATTGCGGCATGGCCATCATAGGCCAGACTGCTGATCTGGCCCCGGCAGACAAGCGCCTGTATGCGATACGCGACGTGACAGCAACGGTAGATAGCCTGCCTTTGATTACGGCATCCATCCTGTCCAAGAAATTTGCTGCCGGGCTGGATGCGTTGGTCATGGATATCAAATGTGGCAATGGTGCTCAGACACCAGAGCTGGCGCAGGCGCAGGCATTGGCAAAAAACATCATAGACACTGCCAATGCGGCGGGCATGGCTTGCTCAGCCCTGATTACCGACATGAGCCAACCGCTGGCACCCAGCATAGGCAATGCGCTGGAAGTGACTGCCGCACTCAGTTATCTGCGTACCGACACCTGCCCACAGCGCCTGCATCAGACCGTATTGGCACTGGGCACAGAGATGCTGGTAGTGGCTGGTCTGGCAGAAAATGCACTGGAAGCCCAGGTGCGGCTGCTGGACGCCCTGCACAGCGGCAAGGCTGCGCAAGTGTTTGAAAAGTCTTGCGCAGCACTGGGTGCCCCACCTGATTTGCTGGCCAACCATGCACGCTATTTGCCTCAGGCCAAGCTGCGACAGCCGGTCTTCGCACCTGCGGGCATGTATCTCAACAGCATGGACACGCGGGCCATAGGCATGCTGGCCCTGCAATTGAGTACGACAGCTCATGGCAAACAAGATGCCAGTACGGGCTTGAGCCAGTTGGCAGAACTGGGCCAACGCATGGAGGCTGATACTCCCTTGGCCATGATCCATGCTGTTGATGAAGACAGTCTGTCTATGGCCAGCAAGCGTCTGCTCGCAGCTTGCACATTTGGCGAAACTGCCGCGCCGCGACCACAACAGATACGGCAGAGCATGCGCGGCGGCTTGCGCCTGCCTGCATACGCATTGACCACGGAAGCAATATGA
- the deoD gene encoding purine-nucleoside phosphorylase: MTTPHINAAPGDFADIVLMPGDPLRAKMIADHWLSDALLVNTVRNMLGYTGRYRDKKISVLAHGMGIPSISIYATELIRHYGVRQLIRLGSCGALRADMQLGDVIVAMGASTDSKVNRMRFMDHDFAALADYGLLAKAVQTAHCLQKPVRVGNVFSADLFYSVQPQLFDIMEKMQILAVEMELAGLYSVAAEHGVQALGLLTVADHLRSGTGMTPEQRQNSFGDMVEIALESCCTCD, encoded by the coding sequence ATGACTACTCCCCATATCAATGCCGCTCCCGGTGACTTTGCCGACATCGTGCTGATGCCCGGCGACCCCCTGCGTGCCAAGATGATTGCCGACCATTGGCTCAGCGACGCGCTGCTGGTCAATACCGTGCGCAATATGCTGGGCTATACCGGCCGGTACCGCGACAAGAAAATTTCTGTACTCGCACATGGCATGGGCATACCCTCCATCAGCATTTATGCAACTGAGCTGATACGCCACTATGGCGTCAGGCAGCTCATACGCCTGGGATCATGCGGTGCGTTGCGGGCAGACATGCAACTTGGTGATGTCATCGTCGCCATGGGCGCCAGTACTGACAGCAAGGTCAACCGCATGCGCTTCATGGACCATGATTTTGCGGCGCTTGCTGATTATGGTTTGCTCGCCAAGGCCGTGCAGACTGCGCATTGCCTGCAAAAGCCTGTCAGGGTGGGCAATGTATTTTCTGCCGACCTGTTTTACAGCGTGCAGCCGCAGCTTTTTGACATCATGGAAAAAATGCAGATACTGGCGGTGGAGATGGAGCTGGCAGGTTTATATTCAGTCGCCGCCGAACATGGTGTACAGGCACTGGGTTTGCTGACGGTGGCAGATCATTTGCGCAGTGGTACTGGCATGACGCCGGAACAAAGGCAAAACAGCTTTGGCGATATGGTCGAAATTGCGCTCGAAAGCTGTTGCACCTGCGATTGA
- a CDS encoding flagellar basal body-associated FliL family protein: MMLKKHLYPFLLCLALSLSSGMALANSGGSASASGGGSTAKLEAFTVNLSSTERYLQLSMALQIASAEVSDKIKLFMPKVRHTLILLLSSKDGEQLQSLDGKHQLMEEIKNGVNKTLDLKERDGVTDVFFENFVIQ, from the coding sequence ATGATGCTGAAAAAACATTTATACCCATTCCTGCTTTGCCTCGCACTCAGCCTGTCTTCTGGCATGGCCCTGGCCAATTCTGGTGGCAGTGCCAGTGCATCTGGTGGCGGTTCAACTGCCAAGCTAGAGGCGTTCACAGTCAATCTGTCGAGTACAGAACGTTATCTGCAACTCAGCATGGCCTTGCAAATCGCCAGCGCAGAAGTCAGCGACAAAATTAAATTATTCATGCCCAAGGTCAGGCATACCCTGATCCTGCTGCTCAGTAGCAAGGACGGCGAACAATTGCAAAGCCTGGACGGCAAGCACCAGTTGATGGAAGAAATCAAGAATGGTGTCAACAAGACCCTGGACCTCAAAGAACGCGATGGAGTGACTGACGTGTTTTTTGAAAACTTCGTCATCCAGTAG
- the ettA gene encoding energy-dependent translational throttle protein EttA gives MANYVYTMNRVGKIVPPKRQILKDISLSFFPGAKIGVLGLNGSGKSSLLKIMAGIDKDIQGEAVPMPNLNIGYLPQEPQLDPEQTVRQAVESALGEVFEAKAKLEEVYAAYAEEDADFDALANEQARLEAIISASAGDNVELQLEMAADALRLPAWDAKIAVLSGGEKRRVALCRLLLSKPDMLLLDEPTNHLDAESVDWLEQFLLRFPGTVVAITHDRYFLDNAAEWILELDRGHGIPWKGNYSSWLDQKQARLKQEEATESARQKALQKELEWSRQNPKARQAKSKARLARFNEMSEHEYQKRNETQEIFIPVAERLGNEVIEFKNVTKAFGDRLLIDNLSFKIPPGAIVGIIGPNGAGKSTLFKMIKGLETPDSGEVVLGQTAKISLVDQSREDLGNTKTVFEDVANGADILTVGRFEMPSRAYLGRFNFKGGDQQKIVGNLSGGERGRLHLAKTLLQGGNVLLLDEPSNDLDVETLRALEDALLEFAGSVMVISHDRWFLDRIATHILAFEGNSQVTFFDGNYQEYEADKKKRLGEEGAKPKRIRYKPLSV, from the coding sequence ATGGCCAATTACGTCTATACCATGAATCGCGTCGGCAAAATCGTGCCGCCCAAGCGTCAAATCCTCAAAGATATTTCCCTGTCCTTTTTCCCTGGCGCCAAGATAGGCGTGCTGGGTCTGAATGGTTCAGGCAAGTCTTCCCTGCTCAAAATCATGGCAGGCATAGACAAGGACATACAGGGTGAAGCAGTGCCCATGCCCAACCTGAACATCGGTTACCTGCCGCAGGAACCGCAACTCGATCCAGAACAGACCGTGCGCCAGGCCGTCGAATCTGCCCTGGGTGAAGTATTTGAAGCCAAAGCCAAGCTCGAAGAAGTGTATGCCGCTTATGCTGAAGAAGACGCTGACTTTGATGCACTAGCGAATGAGCAGGCACGCCTGGAAGCCATCATCTCGGCCTCTGCCGGTGACAACGTAGAACTGCAACTGGAAATGGCTGCCGATGCGCTGCGCCTGCCCGCCTGGGATGCCAAGATAGCTGTCCTGTCCGGTGGTGAAAAACGCCGTGTCGCCCTGTGCCGTTTGCTGCTGTCCAAGCCTGACATGCTCTTGCTTGATGAACCAACCAACCATCTGGATGCTGAATCTGTCGATTGGCTGGAACAATTCCTGTTGCGCTTCCCTGGCACCGTCGTGGCGATTACCCATGACCGCTACTTCCTTGACAATGCGGCTGAGTGGATACTGGAACTGGATCGTGGCCATGGTATCCCCTGGAAAGGCAATTACTCTTCCTGGCTGGACCAGAAACAAGCCCGCCTGAAGCAGGAAGAAGCGACAGAATCTGCACGCCAGAAAGCCCTGCAAAAAGAACTGGAATGGTCACGCCAGAACCCCAAAGCGCGTCAGGCCAAGAGCAAGGCACGTCTGGCCCGCTTCAATGAAATGAGCGAACATGAATACCAGAAGCGCAATGAAACCCAGGAGATTTTCATCCCTGTGGCCGAGCGTCTGGGTAATGAAGTCATCGAATTCAAGAACGTCACAAAAGCCTTTGGTGATCGCCTGCTCATCGATAACCTGAGCTTCAAAATCCCTCCTGGTGCGATTGTCGGTATCATCGGTCCCAACGGTGCCGGTAAATCTACCCTGTTCAAGATGATCAAGGGTCTGGAAACACCGGATAGCGGTGAAGTCGTGCTGGGCCAGACAGCCAAAATCTCGCTGGTAGATCAATCACGTGAAGACCTGGGCAATACCAAGACCGTGTTTGAAGACGTGGCAAATGGTGCCGACATCCTGACAGTAGGCCGTTTTGAAATGCCTTCGCGCGCCTACCTGGGCCGCTTCAACTTCAAGGGCGGTGACCAGCAAAAGATCGTGGGCAACCTGTCTGGTGGTGAACGTGGCCGTTTGCATCTGGCCAAAACCCTGCTACAAGGCGGCAATGTCTTGCTGCTCGATGAACCATCGAATGATCTGGACGTGGAAACCCTGCGTGCGCTGGAAGATGCCTTGCTGGAATTTGCCGGCAGCGTCATGGTGATCTCACATGACCGCTGGTTCCTTGACCGTATCGCTACCCACATCCTGGCATTTGAAGGCAATTCCCAAGTTACTTTCTTTGATGGCAACTATCAGGAATATGAAGCCGACAAGAAAAAACGCCTGGGTGAAGAAGGTGCCAAACCAAAACGCATCCGTTACAAACCTTTGAGCGTATAA
- a CDS encoding OmpW family protein, translating to MKKLVIALSLAAIGLTANQAMAQEQSPWQVRARVVNIDPANGSDPVGGVGAADRITVSSKEIPEVDITYFFTPNWAAELILTYPQKHDVMLDGAIIGTFKHLPPTLTAQYHFAPGSKVSPYVGAGVNYTRISDVNLLKGTGGLDSNSFGLAIQAGVDFKLDKNWSLNLDVKKVQIRSDVTISGAKVSAVKVDPWLVGVGLGYRF from the coding sequence ATGAAAAAGCTTGTTATCGCACTCTCCCTGGCAGCTATCGGCCTCACTGCAAACCAGGCAATGGCTCAAGAACAGAGCCCATGGCAAGTGCGTGCCCGTGTCGTCAATATCGATCCAGCAAATGGTTCTGATCCTGTAGGCGGCGTCGGTGCTGCCGACCGCATCACTGTCAGCAGCAAGGAAATTCCTGAAGTCGATATCACTTATTTTTTCACGCCAAACTGGGCGGCAGAACTGATACTGACTTACCCGCAAAAACATGACGTTATGCTCGACGGTGCCATCATCGGTACTTTCAAGCATTTGCCACCGACACTGACTGCGCAATACCATTTTGCACCTGGTTCAAAAGTCAGCCCGTATGTTGGTGCAGGTGTCAATTACACCCGCATCTCTGATGTGAACCTGCTCAAGGGTACTGGTGGCCTCGACAGCAACAGTTTTGGTCTGGCCATACAGGCTGGTGTCGATTTCAAACTCGACAAAAACTGGTCCTTGAACCTGGATGTCAAGAAAGTGCAAATACGCAGCGATGTGACGATCAGCGGTGCCAAAGTCAGCGCCGTCAAAGTTGATCCTTGGCTGGTAGGCGTAGGCTTAGGCTATCGCTTCTAA
- a CDS encoding efflux RND transporter periplasmic adaptor subunit yields the protein MDQAISHDTLKNRRRKTILLLAAAAISVTGAAWAVNRLISPGVSLGEIRVGEVRVGAIDNTINAAGVVIPVHEEQLSSPNQSRISKVIAKAGQQVRAGELLMLLDDHSIRLAIDNLREQVSKQDVKGQLLAMEMESNLKKIASEIELLELDLQSNKVKLARYQKLGAIGITSAVDLQAAELAVKRNEVQLRQHKESLNDTRRTTQSNVEAARLQKSIYQKQMEAQQRLLEQTQVKAPFDGLLTWMLADEGASLNTGQLIAKVSELNNFKVEATVSDFYARYLSPGQKVRVEYSGQIMPGEVQTILPEIQNGTVKLIVVLDQANHPSLRHKLRVEVNIITEQKARSLIVENGPAISGKGRQDVYVLEDGKAVKRSVEIGLGDSKMVEVLQGAKAGERLVISDISSLKHLSSFRVSQ from the coding sequence ATGGATCAGGCTATCAGCCACGACACGCTCAAAAATCGCAGGCGCAAGACTATCTTGCTGCTGGCTGCTGCCGCTATTTCTGTCACTGGTGCGGCATGGGCCGTGAACCGGCTCATCAGCCCCGGTGTCAGCCTCGGTGAGATACGCGTGGGCGAGGTGCGCGTAGGGGCTATCGACAATACCATCAACGCGGCGGGCGTCGTCATCCCTGTTCATGAAGAACAACTATCCAGCCCTAACCAGTCGCGTATCAGCAAAGTCATTGCCAAGGCTGGCCAACAAGTACGCGCCGGTGAATTGCTGATGCTGCTGGATGACCATAGCATACGCCTGGCAATCGACAATTTGCGCGAGCAGGTTTCCAAGCAAGATGTAAAGGGTCAATTGCTGGCGATGGAGATGGAATCCAATCTCAAAAAAATTGCCAGTGAAATTGAATTGCTGGAACTGGATTTGCAGAGTAATAAAGTCAAACTCGCACGCTATCAAAAACTGGGTGCTATAGGCATTACCTCAGCCGTTGATTTGCAAGCGGCAGAACTGGCCGTCAAACGCAATGAAGTGCAATTGCGCCAGCATAAAGAGAGTTTGAACGATACCCGCCGCACCACACAAAGCAATGTAGAGGCTGCACGTCTGCAAAAGTCCATTTACCAGAAACAGATGGAAGCGCAGCAAAGATTGCTGGAACAAACTCAGGTCAAAGCCCCCTTTGATGGTTTGCTGACCTGGATGCTGGCAGACGAAGGTGCCAGCCTGAATACCGGGCAACTGATCGCCAAGGTGTCTGAATTGAATAATTTCAAGGTAGAAGCCACGGTCTCTGATTTTTATGCACGTTACCTCAGTCCCGGTCAAAAAGTGCGGGTTGAATACAGTGGGCAAATCATGCCCGGTGAAGTACAAACCATTTTGCCTGAGATTCAAAACGGCACTGTGAAACTTATCGTCGTACTGGACCAGGCAAACCACCCTTCACTGCGGCATAAACTGCGGGTAGAAGTGAATATCATCACAGAGCAAAAAGCGCGCAGCCTGATTGTTGAAAATGGGCCAGCCATCAGTGGCAAGGGCAGGCAGGATGTGTATGTACTGGAAGATGGCAAGGCAGTAAAACGCAGCGTGGAGATAGGCCTGGGTGACAGCAAGATGGTGGAAGTCTTGCAGGGCGCAAAAGCAGGAGAAAGGCTGGTGATTTCTGATATCAGCAGCCTCAAACACTTAAGCAGTTTCAGGGTGTCGCAATAA